Proteins encoded within one genomic window of Episyrphus balteatus chromosome 1, idEpiBalt1.1, whole genome shotgun sequence:
- the LOC129905832 gene encoding P protein isoform X2, which yields MWCGARQRRQRRRQERRTSLLSDEVTEGALQIWRTLPEKIRQDPSLASFRQEHERLHAGEALQDEDPLPSEDMNALDEATIQHNNNSIDPNAPIRINITNELGQMHGIDGRGHNTKIEHSHQIDDMMDTTHDHKKKKWPKWTKIIILLIVWGLFTGFLMTTNEKVVERKLLSVPPAQIPKDFIVSNIPKGLRLGVTLDGAFASAHTTNNLTTSYLYVFVQLLYLGKEELTTSNESTSMLQEELQITHTQNLSEVWKLPLLDEELFDFAPEVRRSKVFTIDSARFAKIPSEKAALRIRMKADANRGIPLQFSYDDTPINKDMGVVYAALVLCGLYIMIIWEVVNRTFAAIIASTMAIGILAALDERPPMAQIMSWIDVETLLLLFGMMILVAILSETGIFDYLAVFAYKITNGKVWPLINCLCLFTAVMSSFLDNVTTVLLMTPVTIRLCEVMGLNPVPILMCMIIYSNIGGALTPVGDPPNVIIASNSFIAKNGVNFTVFTAHMLIGVLVVMVQTYIQLRYKFRNINDLRFNEAQDVQELRHEITVWQRAAASLSSYSKDEDLVRETLTRKVNRLKRNLKKKINSGATEGDTYEQTLGQLQAKYPIRSKSLLYKSGVALVFVISLFFLHSVPEMQRLSLGWTALLGAILLLILADREDMESVLARVEWSTLLFFAALFILMESLSELGLIDWIGKMTVNVILSVGEEHRLAVAVLLILWVSAIASAFVDNIPLTTMMIKIAISLAQNKDLHLPLQPLVWALAFGACLGESYFSGNGTLIGASANVVCAGVAEQHGYRFTFLEYFKVGFPVMIGSILVATVYLMIAHVVFQWH from the exons ATGTGGTGTGGTGCACGgcaacgacgacaacgacgacgacaagaACGAAGAACATCATTGTTGTCAGA TGAAGTAACCGAAGGCGCGTTGCAGATATGGCGAACACTGCCAGAGAAAATTCGTCAAGATCCCAGCCTTGCGTCATTCCGGCAGGAACATGAACGGCTTCATG caggCGAAGCTCTTCAAGATGAAGATCCTCTTCCATCCGAAGATATGAATGCATTGGATGAGGCTACAATTCAACACAATAATAATTCAATAGATCCCAACGCACCTATTAGAATAAATATTACAAATGAATTGGGCCAAATGCATGGAATAGATGGCAG agggCATAATACCAAAATCGAACATTCACATCAAATAGATGATATGATGGATACAACACATGATCATAAG aagaaaaagtggccaaaatggacaaaaataataatattattgatTGTTTGGGGACTTTTTACTGGATTTTTGATGACAACAAATGAAAAAGTTGTCGAAAGAAAATTACTTTCCGTTCCACCTGCACAAATACCTAAAG ACTTCATCGTTAGCAATATACCAAAAGGACTTCGCCTTGGTGTAACGCTAGATGGTGCATTTGCTTCAGCCCATACCACCAACAACCTGACCACCAGCTATTTATATGTTTTCGTGCAGCTTTTATATCTTGGTAAAGAAGAACTAACCACATCAAATGAGAGCACATCCATGCTGCAGGAAGAACTTCAAATTACCCACACCCAAAATCTCAGTGAAGTTTGGAAACTTCCTTTGCTAGATGAGGAATTGTTTGACTTTGCCCCTGAAGTGCGTCGATCAAAGGTGTTCACAATCGACAGTGCTAGATTTGCAAAGATCCCCAGTGAGAAAGCTGCCCTACGAATTCGAATGAAAGCTGATGCAAATCGAGGTATTCCACTGCAGTTTAGCTATGATGACACTCCAATCAACAAGGATATGGGTGTTGTCTATGCTGCTCTAGTCCTCTGCGGTTTGTACATAATGATCATTTGGGAAGTAGTAAATCGAACTTTTGCTGCAATTATTGCATCAACCATGGCGATTGGTATACTAGCAGCCTTGGATGAACGTCCACCAATGGCACAGATCATGTCGTGGATCGATGTGGAAACACTTCTTTTGCTCTTTGGAATGATGATATTGGTGGCTATTTTGTCGGAAACTGGTATTTTCGATTATCTTGCTGTGTTTGCTTATAAG ATCACAAATGGAAAAGTTTGGCCTCTGATCAATTGTCTTTGTTTGTTTACGGCCGTTATGTCATCATTTCTTGACAATGTGACGACAGTCCTCTTAATGACACCAGTCACGATACGTCTTTGTGAAGTTATGGGTCTAAATCCAGTGCCAATTCTAATGTGCATGATCATCTACTCCAATATCGGTGGAGCTTTGACTCCAGTTGGAGACCCTCCAAACGTTATCATTGCTTCGAACAGTTTTATTGCCAAAAAT gGAGTCAACTTTACAGTCTTCACAGCTCATATGCTGATCGGAGTCCTTGTTGTTATGGTTCAAACGTACATTCAGTTACGTTACAAATTCCGAAATATCAATGATCTCCGATTCAATGAAGCTCAAGACGTACAGGAATTACGTCATGAAATCACTGTCTGGCAGAGAGCTGCTGCATCTCTTTCCTCGTATTCAAAGGATGAAGATTTGGTCCGTGAAACTCTGACAAGAAAAGTCAATCGATTGAAGAGAAATCTCAAGAAGAAGATTAATTCAGGGGCCACTGAGGGTGACACCTATGAACAGACTCTTGGACAGTTGCAGGCTAAA TATCCCATTCGAAGCAAGTCATTGCTGTATAAATCAGGAGTTGCTCTGGTATTTGTCATCAGTTTGTTCTTCTTGCATTCGGTACCAGAAATGCAGAGGCTTTCACTCGGTTGGACTGCCCTTCTTGGAGCAATTCTTTTACTCATTTTAGCTGATCGGGAAGACATGGAATCAGTGCTAGCTCGTGTGGAATGGTCAACTTTGCTCTTCTTTGCTgcgttatttattttaatggagTCACTATCAGAACTTGGTTTGATTGATTGGATTGGCAAAATGAcagtaaatgttattttgtctGTTGGAGAAGAACATAGATTGGCTGTTGCAGTTTTACTTATTCTTTGG GTATCTGCGATAGCATCAGCTTTTGTTGACAATATTCCATTGACGACAATGATGATTAAAATTGCCATTTCACTTGCACAAAACAAAGACTTGCACTTACCATTGCAACCATTAGTGTGGGCTTTGGCATTCGGAGCCTGTTTGGGAG AGTCGTATTTTTCAGGAAATGGCACATTAATTGGTGCTTCAGCGAATGTTGTGTGTGCTGGTGTAGCTGAACAACATGGTTATAGATTCACATTTTTGGAATACTTTAA AGTTGGCTTCCCAGTTATGATAGGAAGTATTTTAGTTGCAACTGTCTATCTTATGATCGCACATGTTGTATTCCAATGGCATTGA
- the LOC129905832 gene encoding P protein isoform X3: MRVKVGKRILMRRNKSKFKDIHIQPHEVTEGALQIWRTLPEKIRQDPSLASFRQEHERLHAGEALQDEDPLPSEDMNALDEATIQHNNNSIDPNAPIRINITNELGQMHGIDGRGHNTKIEHSHQIDDMMDTTHDHKKKKWPKWTKIIILLIVWGLFTGFLMTTNEKVVERKLLSVPPAQIPKDFIVSNIPKGLRLGVTLDGAFASAHTTNNLTTSYLYVFVQLLYLGKEELTTSNESTSMLQEELQITHTQNLSEVWKLPLLDEELFDFAPEVRRSKVFTIDSARFAKIPSEKAALRIRMKADANRGIPLQFSYDDTPINKDMGVVYAALVLCGLYIMIIWEVVNRTFAAIIASTMAIGILAALDERPPMAQIMSWIDVETLLLLFGMMILVAILSETGIFDYLAVFAYKITNGKVWPLINCLCLFTAVMSSFLDNVTTVLLMTPVTIRLCEVMGLNPVPILMCMIIYSNIGGALTPVGDPPNVIIASNSFIAKNGVNFTVFTAHMLIGVLVVMVQTYIQLRYKFRNINDLRFNEAQDVQELRHEITVWQRAAASLSSYSKDEDLVRETLTRKVNRLKRNLKKKINSGATEGDTYEQTLGQLQAKYPIRSKSLLYKSGVALVFVISLFFLHSVPEMQRLSLGWTALLGAILLLILADREDMESVLARVEWSTLLFFAALFILMESLSELGLIDWIGKMTVNVILSVGEEHRLAVAVLLILWVSAIASAFVDNIPLTTMMIKIAISLAQNKDLHLPLQPLVWALAFGACLGGNGTLIGASANVVCAGVAEQHGYRFTFLEYFKVGFPVMIGSILVATVYLMIAHVVFQWH; the protein is encoded by the exons TGAAGTAACCGAAGGCGCGTTGCAGATATGGCGAACACTGCCAGAGAAAATTCGTCAAGATCCCAGCCTTGCGTCATTCCGGCAGGAACATGAACGGCTTCATG caggCGAAGCTCTTCAAGATGAAGATCCTCTTCCATCCGAAGATATGAATGCATTGGATGAGGCTACAATTCAACACAATAATAATTCAATAGATCCCAACGCACCTATTAGAATAAATATTACAAATGAATTGGGCCAAATGCATGGAATAGATGGCAG agggCATAATACCAAAATCGAACATTCACATCAAATAGATGATATGATGGATACAACACATGATCATAAG aagaaaaagtggccaaaatggacaaaaataataatattattgatTGTTTGGGGACTTTTTACTGGATTTTTGATGACAACAAATGAAAAAGTTGTCGAAAGAAAATTACTTTCCGTTCCACCTGCACAAATACCTAAAG ACTTCATCGTTAGCAATATACCAAAAGGACTTCGCCTTGGTGTAACGCTAGATGGTGCATTTGCTTCAGCCCATACCACCAACAACCTGACCACCAGCTATTTATATGTTTTCGTGCAGCTTTTATATCTTGGTAAAGAAGAACTAACCACATCAAATGAGAGCACATCCATGCTGCAGGAAGAACTTCAAATTACCCACACCCAAAATCTCAGTGAAGTTTGGAAACTTCCTTTGCTAGATGAGGAATTGTTTGACTTTGCCCCTGAAGTGCGTCGATCAAAGGTGTTCACAATCGACAGTGCTAGATTTGCAAAGATCCCCAGTGAGAAAGCTGCCCTACGAATTCGAATGAAAGCTGATGCAAATCGAGGTATTCCACTGCAGTTTAGCTATGATGACACTCCAATCAACAAGGATATGGGTGTTGTCTATGCTGCTCTAGTCCTCTGCGGTTTGTACATAATGATCATTTGGGAAGTAGTAAATCGAACTTTTGCTGCAATTATTGCATCAACCATGGCGATTGGTATACTAGCAGCCTTGGATGAACGTCCACCAATGGCACAGATCATGTCGTGGATCGATGTGGAAACACTTCTTTTGCTCTTTGGAATGATGATATTGGTGGCTATTTTGTCGGAAACTGGTATTTTCGATTATCTTGCTGTGTTTGCTTATAAG ATCACAAATGGAAAAGTTTGGCCTCTGATCAATTGTCTTTGTTTGTTTACGGCCGTTATGTCATCATTTCTTGACAATGTGACGACAGTCCTCTTAATGACACCAGTCACGATACGTCTTTGTGAAGTTATGGGTCTAAATCCAGTGCCAATTCTAATGTGCATGATCATCTACTCCAATATCGGTGGAGCTTTGACTCCAGTTGGAGACCCTCCAAACGTTATCATTGCTTCGAACAGTTTTATTGCCAAAAAT gGAGTCAACTTTACAGTCTTCACAGCTCATATGCTGATCGGAGTCCTTGTTGTTATGGTTCAAACGTACATTCAGTTACGTTACAAATTCCGAAATATCAATGATCTCCGATTCAATGAAGCTCAAGACGTACAGGAATTACGTCATGAAATCACTGTCTGGCAGAGAGCTGCTGCATCTCTTTCCTCGTATTCAAAGGATGAAGATTTGGTCCGTGAAACTCTGACAAGAAAAGTCAATCGATTGAAGAGAAATCTCAAGAAGAAGATTAATTCAGGGGCCACTGAGGGTGACACCTATGAACAGACTCTTGGACAGTTGCAGGCTAAA TATCCCATTCGAAGCAAGTCATTGCTGTATAAATCAGGAGTTGCTCTGGTATTTGTCATCAGTTTGTTCTTCTTGCATTCGGTACCAGAAATGCAGAGGCTTTCACTCGGTTGGACTGCCCTTCTTGGAGCAATTCTTTTACTCATTTTAGCTGATCGGGAAGACATGGAATCAGTGCTAGCTCGTGTGGAATGGTCAACTTTGCTCTTCTTTGCTgcgttatttattttaatggagTCACTATCAGAACTTGGTTTGATTGATTGGATTGGCAAAATGAcagtaaatgttattttgtctGTTGGAGAAGAACATAGATTGGCTGTTGCAGTTTTACTTATTCTTTGG GTATCTGCGATAGCATCAGCTTTTGTTGACAATATTCCATTGACGACAATGATGATTAAAATTGCCATTTCACTTGCACAAAACAAAGACTTGCACTTACCATTGCAACCATTAGTGTGGGCTTTGGCATTCGGAGCCTGTTTGGGAG GAAATGGCACATTAATTGGTGCTTCAGCGAATGTTGTGTGTGCTGGTGTAGCTGAACAACATGGTTATAGATTCACATTTTTGGAATACTTTAA AGTTGGCTTCCCAGTTATGATAGGAAGTATTTTAGTTGCAACTGTCTATCTTATGATCGCACATGTTGTATTCCAATGGCATTGA
- the LOC129905832 gene encoding P protein isoform X4, producing MSMSDPTDSSPEIRKFSENEVTEGALQIWRTLPEKIRQDPSLASFRQEHERLHAGEALQDEDPLPSEDMNALDEATIQHNNNSIDPNAPIRINITNELGQMHGIDGRGHNTKIEHSHQIDDMMDTTHDHKKKKWPKWTKIIILLIVWGLFTGFLMTTNEKVVERKLLSVPPAQIPKDFIVSNIPKGLRLGVTLDGAFASAHTTNNLTTSYLYVFVQLLYLGKEELTTSNESTSMLQEELQITHTQNLSEVWKLPLLDEELFDFAPEVRRSKVFTIDSARFAKIPSEKAALRIRMKADANRGIPLQFSYDDTPINKDMGVVYAALVLCGLYIMIIWEVVNRTFAAIIASTMAIGILAALDERPPMAQIMSWIDVETLLLLFGMMILVAILSETGIFDYLAVFAYKITNGKVWPLINCLCLFTAVMSSFLDNVTTVLLMTPVTIRLCEVMGLNPVPILMCMIIYSNIGGALTPVGDPPNVIIASNSFIAKNGVNFTVFTAHMLIGVLVVMVQTYIQLRYKFRNINDLRFNEAQDVQELRHEITVWQRAAASLSSYSKDEDLVRETLTRKVNRLKRNLKKKINSGATEGDTYEQTLGQLQAKYPIRSKSLLYKSGVALVFVISLFFLHSVPEMQRLSLGWTALLGAILLLILADREDMESVLARVEWSTLLFFAALFILMESLSELGLIDWIGKMTVNVILSVGEEHRLAVAVLLILWVSAIASAFVDNIPLTTMMIKIAISLAQNKDLHLPLQPLVWALAFGACLGESYFSGNGTLIGASANVVCAGVAEQHGYRFTFLEYFKVGFPVMIGSILVATVYLMIAHVVFQWH from the exons TGAAGTAACCGAAGGCGCGTTGCAGATATGGCGAACACTGCCAGAGAAAATTCGTCAAGATCCCAGCCTTGCGTCATTCCGGCAGGAACATGAACGGCTTCATG caggCGAAGCTCTTCAAGATGAAGATCCTCTTCCATCCGAAGATATGAATGCATTGGATGAGGCTACAATTCAACACAATAATAATTCAATAGATCCCAACGCACCTATTAGAATAAATATTACAAATGAATTGGGCCAAATGCATGGAATAGATGGCAG agggCATAATACCAAAATCGAACATTCACATCAAATAGATGATATGATGGATACAACACATGATCATAAG aagaaaaagtggccaaaatggacaaaaataataatattattgatTGTTTGGGGACTTTTTACTGGATTTTTGATGACAACAAATGAAAAAGTTGTCGAAAGAAAATTACTTTCCGTTCCACCTGCACAAATACCTAAAG ACTTCATCGTTAGCAATATACCAAAAGGACTTCGCCTTGGTGTAACGCTAGATGGTGCATTTGCTTCAGCCCATACCACCAACAACCTGACCACCAGCTATTTATATGTTTTCGTGCAGCTTTTATATCTTGGTAAAGAAGAACTAACCACATCAAATGAGAGCACATCCATGCTGCAGGAAGAACTTCAAATTACCCACACCCAAAATCTCAGTGAAGTTTGGAAACTTCCTTTGCTAGATGAGGAATTGTTTGACTTTGCCCCTGAAGTGCGTCGATCAAAGGTGTTCACAATCGACAGTGCTAGATTTGCAAAGATCCCCAGTGAGAAAGCTGCCCTACGAATTCGAATGAAAGCTGATGCAAATCGAGGTATTCCACTGCAGTTTAGCTATGATGACACTCCAATCAACAAGGATATGGGTGTTGTCTATGCTGCTCTAGTCCTCTGCGGTTTGTACATAATGATCATTTGGGAAGTAGTAAATCGAACTTTTGCTGCAATTATTGCATCAACCATGGCGATTGGTATACTAGCAGCCTTGGATGAACGTCCACCAATGGCACAGATCATGTCGTGGATCGATGTGGAAACACTTCTTTTGCTCTTTGGAATGATGATATTGGTGGCTATTTTGTCGGAAACTGGTATTTTCGATTATCTTGCTGTGTTTGCTTATAAG ATCACAAATGGAAAAGTTTGGCCTCTGATCAATTGTCTTTGTTTGTTTACGGCCGTTATGTCATCATTTCTTGACAATGTGACGACAGTCCTCTTAATGACACCAGTCACGATACGTCTTTGTGAAGTTATGGGTCTAAATCCAGTGCCAATTCTAATGTGCATGATCATCTACTCCAATATCGGTGGAGCTTTGACTCCAGTTGGAGACCCTCCAAACGTTATCATTGCTTCGAACAGTTTTATTGCCAAAAAT gGAGTCAACTTTACAGTCTTCACAGCTCATATGCTGATCGGAGTCCTTGTTGTTATGGTTCAAACGTACATTCAGTTACGTTACAAATTCCGAAATATCAATGATCTCCGATTCAATGAAGCTCAAGACGTACAGGAATTACGTCATGAAATCACTGTCTGGCAGAGAGCTGCTGCATCTCTTTCCTCGTATTCAAAGGATGAAGATTTGGTCCGTGAAACTCTGACAAGAAAAGTCAATCGATTGAAGAGAAATCTCAAGAAGAAGATTAATTCAGGGGCCACTGAGGGTGACACCTATGAACAGACTCTTGGACAGTTGCAGGCTAAA TATCCCATTCGAAGCAAGTCATTGCTGTATAAATCAGGAGTTGCTCTGGTATTTGTCATCAGTTTGTTCTTCTTGCATTCGGTACCAGAAATGCAGAGGCTTTCACTCGGTTGGACTGCCCTTCTTGGAGCAATTCTTTTACTCATTTTAGCTGATCGGGAAGACATGGAATCAGTGCTAGCTCGTGTGGAATGGTCAACTTTGCTCTTCTTTGCTgcgttatttattttaatggagTCACTATCAGAACTTGGTTTGATTGATTGGATTGGCAAAATGAcagtaaatgttattttgtctGTTGGAGAAGAACATAGATTGGCTGTTGCAGTTTTACTTATTCTTTGG GTATCTGCGATAGCATCAGCTTTTGTTGACAATATTCCATTGACGACAATGATGATTAAAATTGCCATTTCACTTGCACAAAACAAAGACTTGCACTTACCATTGCAACCATTAGTGTGGGCTTTGGCATTCGGAGCCTGTTTGGGAG AGTCGTATTTTTCAGGAAATGGCACATTAATTGGTGCTTCAGCGAATGTTGTGTGTGCTGGTGTAGCTGAACAACATGGTTATAGATTCACATTTTTGGAATACTTTAA AGTTGGCTTCCCAGTTATGATAGGAAGTATTTTAGTTGCAACTGTCTATCTTATGATCGCACATGTTGTATTCCAATGGCATTGA
- the LOC129905832 gene encoding P protein isoform X1 produces MRVKVGKRILMRRNKSKFKDIHIQPHEVTEGALQIWRTLPEKIRQDPSLASFRQEHERLHAGEALQDEDPLPSEDMNALDEATIQHNNNSIDPNAPIRINITNELGQMHGIDGRGHNTKIEHSHQIDDMMDTTHDHKKKKWPKWTKIIILLIVWGLFTGFLMTTNEKVVERKLLSVPPAQIPKDFIVSNIPKGLRLGVTLDGAFASAHTTNNLTTSYLYVFVQLLYLGKEELTTSNESTSMLQEELQITHTQNLSEVWKLPLLDEELFDFAPEVRRSKVFTIDSARFAKIPSEKAALRIRMKADANRGIPLQFSYDDTPINKDMGVVYAALVLCGLYIMIIWEVVNRTFAAIIASTMAIGILAALDERPPMAQIMSWIDVETLLLLFGMMILVAILSETGIFDYLAVFAYKITNGKVWPLINCLCLFTAVMSSFLDNVTTVLLMTPVTIRLCEVMGLNPVPILMCMIIYSNIGGALTPVGDPPNVIIASNSFIAKNGVNFTVFTAHMLIGVLVVMVQTYIQLRYKFRNINDLRFNEAQDVQELRHEITVWQRAAASLSSYSKDEDLVRETLTRKVNRLKRNLKKKINSGATEGDTYEQTLGQLQAKYPIRSKSLLYKSGVALVFVISLFFLHSVPEMQRLSLGWTALLGAILLLILADREDMESVLARVEWSTLLFFAALFILMESLSELGLIDWIGKMTVNVILSVGEEHRLAVAVLLILWVSAIASAFVDNIPLTTMMIKIAISLAQNKDLHLPLQPLVWALAFGACLGESYFSGNGTLIGASANVVCAGVAEQHGYRFTFLEYFKVGFPVMIGSILVATVYLMIAHVVFQWH; encoded by the exons TGAAGTAACCGAAGGCGCGTTGCAGATATGGCGAACACTGCCAGAGAAAATTCGTCAAGATCCCAGCCTTGCGTCATTCCGGCAGGAACATGAACGGCTTCATG caggCGAAGCTCTTCAAGATGAAGATCCTCTTCCATCCGAAGATATGAATGCATTGGATGAGGCTACAATTCAACACAATAATAATTCAATAGATCCCAACGCACCTATTAGAATAAATATTACAAATGAATTGGGCCAAATGCATGGAATAGATGGCAG agggCATAATACCAAAATCGAACATTCACATCAAATAGATGATATGATGGATACAACACATGATCATAAG aagaaaaagtggccaaaatggacaaaaataataatattattgatTGTTTGGGGACTTTTTACTGGATTTTTGATGACAACAAATGAAAAAGTTGTCGAAAGAAAATTACTTTCCGTTCCACCTGCACAAATACCTAAAG ACTTCATCGTTAGCAATATACCAAAAGGACTTCGCCTTGGTGTAACGCTAGATGGTGCATTTGCTTCAGCCCATACCACCAACAACCTGACCACCAGCTATTTATATGTTTTCGTGCAGCTTTTATATCTTGGTAAAGAAGAACTAACCACATCAAATGAGAGCACATCCATGCTGCAGGAAGAACTTCAAATTACCCACACCCAAAATCTCAGTGAAGTTTGGAAACTTCCTTTGCTAGATGAGGAATTGTTTGACTTTGCCCCTGAAGTGCGTCGATCAAAGGTGTTCACAATCGACAGTGCTAGATTTGCAAAGATCCCCAGTGAGAAAGCTGCCCTACGAATTCGAATGAAAGCTGATGCAAATCGAGGTATTCCACTGCAGTTTAGCTATGATGACACTCCAATCAACAAGGATATGGGTGTTGTCTATGCTGCTCTAGTCCTCTGCGGTTTGTACATAATGATCATTTGGGAAGTAGTAAATCGAACTTTTGCTGCAATTATTGCATCAACCATGGCGATTGGTATACTAGCAGCCTTGGATGAACGTCCACCAATGGCACAGATCATGTCGTGGATCGATGTGGAAACACTTCTTTTGCTCTTTGGAATGATGATATTGGTGGCTATTTTGTCGGAAACTGGTATTTTCGATTATCTTGCTGTGTTTGCTTATAAG ATCACAAATGGAAAAGTTTGGCCTCTGATCAATTGTCTTTGTTTGTTTACGGCCGTTATGTCATCATTTCTTGACAATGTGACGACAGTCCTCTTAATGACACCAGTCACGATACGTCTTTGTGAAGTTATGGGTCTAAATCCAGTGCCAATTCTAATGTGCATGATCATCTACTCCAATATCGGTGGAGCTTTGACTCCAGTTGGAGACCCTCCAAACGTTATCATTGCTTCGAACAGTTTTATTGCCAAAAAT gGAGTCAACTTTACAGTCTTCACAGCTCATATGCTGATCGGAGTCCTTGTTGTTATGGTTCAAACGTACATTCAGTTACGTTACAAATTCCGAAATATCAATGATCTCCGATTCAATGAAGCTCAAGACGTACAGGAATTACGTCATGAAATCACTGTCTGGCAGAGAGCTGCTGCATCTCTTTCCTCGTATTCAAAGGATGAAGATTTGGTCCGTGAAACTCTGACAAGAAAAGTCAATCGATTGAAGAGAAATCTCAAGAAGAAGATTAATTCAGGGGCCACTGAGGGTGACACCTATGAACAGACTCTTGGACAGTTGCAGGCTAAA TATCCCATTCGAAGCAAGTCATTGCTGTATAAATCAGGAGTTGCTCTGGTATTTGTCATCAGTTTGTTCTTCTTGCATTCGGTACCAGAAATGCAGAGGCTTTCACTCGGTTGGACTGCCCTTCTTGGAGCAATTCTTTTACTCATTTTAGCTGATCGGGAAGACATGGAATCAGTGCTAGCTCGTGTGGAATGGTCAACTTTGCTCTTCTTTGCTgcgttatttattttaatggagTCACTATCAGAACTTGGTTTGATTGATTGGATTGGCAAAATGAcagtaaatgttattttgtctGTTGGAGAAGAACATAGATTGGCTGTTGCAGTTTTACTTATTCTTTGG GTATCTGCGATAGCATCAGCTTTTGTTGACAATATTCCATTGACGACAATGATGATTAAAATTGCCATTTCACTTGCACAAAACAAAGACTTGCACTTACCATTGCAACCATTAGTGTGGGCTTTGGCATTCGGAGCCTGTTTGGGAG AGTCGTATTTTTCAGGAAATGGCACATTAATTGGTGCTTCAGCGAATGTTGTGTGTGCTGGTGTAGCTGAACAACATGGTTATAGATTCACATTTTTGGAATACTTTAA AGTTGGCTTCCCAGTTATGATAGGAAGTATTTTAGTTGCAACTGTCTATCTTATGATCGCACATGTTGTATTCCAATGGCATTGA